The Candidatus Cloacimonadota bacterium DNA window GGGAAAGGAATGAGTTTCTTCATGCTGGGTGGAGAACTCGCCAGGACTCTGGGACCTCTTGTCATTTTAGGAGCAGTAACTCTCTGGACATTGGAAGGAACCTACAGGTTGATTCCTTTCGGGATTTTAGCATCGATAATTCTTTATTTAAGGTTAAGGAAAATTGAAATTAGAAGGGATTTTGAGAGAAAACAGGAAGTCGGAATAAAGCAAACTTTTTTGAAATTTCTACCTTTTTTTATCACTCTTACCGGATTTGTTTTCTTTCGATCTGCGATGAAATCAACACTTACTTTGTATTTACCGACTTATCTGACATCAAAAGGAGTCAATCTCTGGTTTGCCGGAATTTCTCTTTCGATTTTACAATTATCAGGAGCAGCCGGGACTTTTCTGGCTGGAACAATTTCCGACAAGATCGGGAGGAAAAATTCTCTACTGATAATTGCGATAATGAATCCGATTTTAATGTGGCTTTTTATTTCGTTTAACGGAGTCCTTCTTATTCCGATTTTAATTATCACCGGATTTTTCCTGCTGGCATCTAGTTCGGTTCTGCTGGCTTTAGTTCATGATATCGATTCCGAACACATGTCATTCCTGAATGGAATTTATATGACCATCAATTTTGCTGTCAGTTCCGTTATGACTTTATTTGTAGGATTTCTGGCGGATCGAATTGGTTTGGAAATTACTTATAAAATCGCTGTATTCCTGGCTTTGGGATCGATTCCGTTTGTGTTTTTGATCAAGCAGAAAAAGAAAGAAATTTCAAAATAAATTCAGGATTGAGAAGCTTTTTTGTAATGAAATATAATTTTATTCATTTTAAAGTGGATTATGCGACAAAAAGTATATTTAAAGTTTATCGAGACTTCACGGTAAAAATATCCATGAACTGTTTTGGTGTAACAATTTTTATATTTATGTATTTTTGAATATCAAGCAAGTGTTTATCTCCCGAAATGATGTAATCTCCATTAAGTGCAACTGCACATTCTATAAATTTATCATCATCAGGATCGTTTTCAACTATTTTCAGTTCAGGAGTTTTGGAGGTAAAAACAATATTATATCCATTTGCAAAAAGACTTACCAACTCTTTGAATTGTTCCTTTGTTCCTAAACCAAGTCGTTGGAAAACTTTGAAATATTCATCAACAATTGGTCGTGAAAGGCATAAAAGTAATTTTCTGTTTTTCCAATATGAAATTATTTTTCTGGGATAACCACCAAAAAATGAAGAGACAAAAATATTGGTGTCTATCACAACTCTGATCATTTTTCTGCTCTAACCTTTCTTATTG harbors:
- a CDS encoding MFS transporter, with translation KKKFQSGNVLIISFSHLLHDVYTSFLAPILPLLITKLNISLFAAGSLDVIRRIPSILNPFVGLLADRMSVRLFVIIAPALTSIAMSLLGVASSYFILLVLLFVTGISTSLFHVAGPVMIKYVAGNRIGKGMSFFMLGGELARTLGPLVILGAVTLWTLEGTYRLIPFGILASIILYLRLRKIEIRRDFERKQEVGIKQTFLKFLPFFITLTGFVFFRSAMKSTLTLYLPTYLTSKGVNLWFAGISLSILQLSGAAGTFLAGTISDKIGRKNSLLIIAIMNPILMWLFISFNGVLLIPILIITGFFLLASSSVLLALVHDIDSEHMSFLNGIYMTINFAVSSVMTLFVGFLADRIGLEITYKIAVFLALGSIPFVFLIKQKKKEISK
- a CDS encoding putative toxin-antitoxin system toxin component, PIN family, coding for MIRVVIDTNIFVSSFFGGYPRKIISYWKNRKLLLCLSRPIVDEYFKVFQRLGLGTKEQFKELVSLFANGYNIVFTSKTPELKIVENDPDDDKFIECAVALNGDYIISGDKHLLDIQKYINIKIVTPKQFMDIFTVKSR